In Acetomicrobium sp. S15 = DSM 107314, a single genomic region encodes these proteins:
- the thiC gene encoding phosphomethylpyrimidine synthase ThiC — MQKTQLDYAKTGIVTKEMQLAAEGEGITPEELRELVAAGLAVIPKNVNHSFSCIKAIGHRLKTKVNANLGTSDECADLAFEERKLSAALKAQADSIMDLSTGGDLHSIRSFFLKRSPVMVGAVPIYAVAAEMARDGEPLEKMSEERLFSSIEEQCCQGVDYITVHCGVTCESSDKLSSFERIMPCVSRGGSLHLYWMRKTGKENPLYEHFDHLLGIAHRYDVTLSLGDGFRPGSIVDAIDGPQIEELMILAELAKRALAAGVQVMVEGPGHVPLEHIKSHVQLQKRLCNGAPFYVLGPLPTDVAAGYDHITAAIGGALAGSAGADFLCYVTPAEHLGLPDEEDVYLGVMASRIAAHVADIAKGVPGAAEKDRRISLARQHLDWDGIIAEALDPELVRCKLKVASDREACTMCGKLCAVKMVRGAYQI; from the coding sequence ATGCAAAAAACCCAACTCGACTATGCCAAGACTGGCATCGTCACAAAAGAGATGCAACTTGCCGCCGAAGGCGAAGGTATAACCCCCGAGGAGCTTCGTGAGCTCGTGGCCGCGGGGCTGGCGGTGATACCGAAGAACGTAAATCACTCCTTCTCTTGCATAAAAGCGATAGGCCATAGGCTCAAGACGAAAGTCAATGCGAACCTCGGGACGAGCGACGAATGTGCGGACCTCGCATTCGAGGAGCGAAAACTCTCCGCAGCCTTAAAAGCGCAGGCCGACTCGATCATGGACCTTTCGACCGGGGGAGATCTCCACTCCATCAGGTCTTTCTTCCTCAAGAGGTCACCGGTCATGGTGGGGGCTGTACCGATATACGCCGTGGCGGCGGAGATGGCGCGCGACGGCGAGCCTTTGGAAAAGATGAGCGAGGAGAGGCTCTTTTCATCAATAGAAGAGCAGTGTTGTCAGGGTGTCGATTACATCACCGTGCATTGCGGCGTCACGTGCGAGTCTTCCGACAAGCTCTCCTCTTTCGAAAGAATTATGCCGTGCGTGAGCCGCGGCGGTTCGCTTCATCTCTACTGGATGCGTAAAACCGGCAAGGAAAACCCCCTTTACGAGCACTTTGACCACCTGTTGGGCATTGCCCACCGCTACGACGTGACCTTGAGCCTTGGAGACGGCTTCAGGCCCGGTTCCATCGTGGATGCCATAGATGGACCGCAGATAGAGGAGCTCATGATACTGGCCGAGTTGGCTAAACGCGCTCTTGCTGCAGGAGTCCAGGTGATGGTTGAAGGACCAGGACATGTGCCGCTTGAACACATAAAGTCGCACGTGCAGCTTCAAAAGCGCCTATGTAACGGTGCGCCCTTTTACGTGCTGGGGCCTCTTCCTACGGACGTAGCCGCAGGATACGATCACATTACCGCCGCTATAGGCGGCGCGCTGGCAGGTTCAGCAGGGGCGGACTTCTTGTGTTACGTGACGCCGGCCGAACATTTAGGCCTGCCGGATGAGGAGGATGTGTATCTCGGCGTCATGGCTTCGAGGATAGCTGCCCACGTGGCTGACATCGCCAAGGGCGTGCCGGGTGCGGCGGAAAAAGACAGGAGGATCTCCTTGGCCAGACAGCACCTCGATTGGGATGGGATTATCGCCGAGGCATTAGACCCCGAGCTGGTGCGCTGTAAATTGAAGGTGGCTTCGGACAGGGAAGCGTGCACGATGTGCGGCAAGCTGTGCGCCGTGAAGATGGTTCGCGGTGCGTATCAAATATAG
- a CDS encoding sulfide-dependent adenosine diphosphate thiazole synthase translates to MRLDEVTITKAIAERYFDKLMNNLELDVAIVGGGPSGLVAGYFLAKAGHRVALYERKLSVGGGMWGGGMLFNEIVVQEDAKRLLDELDVRALPYKEAGYYTADSVEAVSTITSKAVKAGLVVFNCISVEDIVAKDDRISGLVINWTAVSMANLHVDPLSIRSRYVIDATGHDTEVVAMVAKKAPGRLLTPSKNIEGEKFMNPEEAERLTLENTKEVFPGLYVAGMACNATFGGPRMGPIFGGMLLSGEKVACMILKRLSE, encoded by the coding sequence ATGAGACTGGATGAGGTTACGATAACCAAGGCGATAGCGGAGCGTTATTTCGATAAGCTTATGAATAACCTCGAGCTCGACGTGGCTATCGTCGGCGGTGGCCCTTCGGGGCTGGTCGCTGGGTATTTTTTGGCGAAGGCGGGACATAGGGTTGCGCTTTACGAGAGAAAGCTCAGCGTCGGCGGAGGCATGTGGGGCGGAGGCATGTTATTTAACGAAATAGTAGTTCAAGAAGACGCCAAGCGCCTATTGGACGAGCTCGATGTGCGCGCGCTGCCCTATAAAGAGGCCGGCTACTATACAGCAGATTCCGTCGAAGCCGTAAGCACTATAACGAGCAAGGCCGTGAAGGCCGGCCTCGTCGTGTTCAACTGCATCAGCGTTGAGGATATAGTCGCAAAAGACGACAGGATCTCTGGGCTCGTCATAAACTGGACGGCTGTCTCGATGGCCAACCTACACGTTGATCCGCTCTCGATTAGGTCGCGCTACGTAATAGACGCCACAGGACACGATACCGAGGTTGTGGCTATGGTTGCCAAGAAAGCCCCTGGGAGGTTGTTGACGCCTTCGAAAAACATAGAAGGAGAGAAGTTTATGAACCCCGAAGAGGCCGAGAGACTGACCTTGGAGAACACGAAAGAGGTGTTCCCGGGTCTGTACGTGGCTGGCATGGCCTGCAACGCTACGTTTGGCGGCCCCAGGATGGGCCCCATTTTTGGAGGCATGCTTCTTTCTGGCGAAAAGGTCGCGTGCATGATTTTAAAAAGGCTTTCGGAATAA
- a CDS encoding creatininase family protein — MYDLLELTRGRLAQIAPQALALLPVGSVEQHGPHLPVGADTIIVDAIARRAAAEASSKVPIVLCPVLSFGSSDHHLYWCAASLSNETLIDLLSDVVSSLHASGFREILILNSHGGNVEAARIVTRKTPLKRPVVVGTCNYWDVAERALERETDLFKIGVKVPGHAGYFETSLMLALKPNLVDLDLLPPAQKNIPAEGATGVYLQRPGHSVGTDGHSGDAHLADAKRGEVYLNIIVIEVAKALVAFHAAARS; from the coding sequence ATGTATGACCTCCTTGAACTGACGAGAGGCAGGCTTGCTCAGATTGCCCCACAAGCGTTGGCTTTATTGCCGGTGGGTTCGGTGGAACAGCACGGACCGCACCTGCCGGTTGGTGCGGATACTATAATCGTCGACGCGATCGCCCGCAGGGCGGCTGCAGAGGCTTCGAGCAAGGTCCCCATCGTCCTCTGCCCCGTGCTCTCCTTTGGGAGCTCCGATCATCACCTCTATTGGTGCGCCGCTTCCCTCAGCAATGAGACTTTGATCGATCTTCTCTCGGATGTAGTCTCATCGCTTCATGCCTCGGGCTTTAGAGAGATACTGATCCTCAACTCGCACGGCGGAAATGTCGAGGCCGCCCGCATAGTTACAAGGAAAACTCCGCTAAAGCGCCCGGTAGTCGTGGGCACCTGTAATTACTGGGATGTCGCCGAAAGGGCCCTCGAAAGGGAGACCGACCTCTTTAAGATCGGCGTGAAGGTACCCGGTCACGCGGGTTATTTTGAGACATCCCTAATGCTTGCCTTGAAGCCGAACTTGGTCGACTTGGATTTATTGCCTCCGGCGCAGAAAAACATTCCTGCTGAAGGGGCGACAGGGGTTTACCTGCAGCGGCCTGGGCATTCGGTCGGGACAGATGGCCACAGCGGCGATGCTCACCTCGCCGACGCAAAACGCGGCGAGGTTTATCTTAACATAATCGTTATCGAGGTGGCAAAGGCGCTCGTGGCCTTTCACGCCGCAGCGCGCAGCTGA
- a CDS encoding DUF4139 domain-containing protein, with product MKTERDALSGWRSVLNGDAPKSAGCEPWRFSLRALFGLLIVFVACFPASAQVAAPSSVDIYPNGATMSFVLPSGEAEIIVPPAVDGESVDFLPGPGVRIVSVVKEKVYLGDWIPDGLLPLKRELDECRAEIDAMESTIAALKQSILHLENVSLQAESDDLARLLSTLEERRKALELEMRRKAHELEAKVAHLNFLQEEWNSRAPADKSGIRIVVVSEGEGNVTVRAQVRGASWTPAYKVAGDLNSGRLTISLQAEVAQKCGVPWGGELALHTVKPAESVVIPELTPLVVDFKPPVKIFRSLEAGMAKDSAQFAKEVLETKVDIVYLVHGNVNGDGTPSYLPLDEMTLKAKMKVVCVPDFDTAAWMIAETEPLDRPLIPGEAQNYIDGTPSGKIKLAAVNRGEPVTIPLGRVPLVSATKERLIPKGDEKWWGKGWLEEGYEIRVNNGLSSEVEITLTDRVPVSAHDDIKVEIKEISPKPAEQTDRGIITWKLRLASGQAQAIKLRYRITYPADKEISVSEYR from the coding sequence TTGAAAACTGAGAGAGATGCTTTGAGCGGATGGCGAAGTGTTTTGAACGGAGATGCCCCGAAGAGCGCCGGGTGCGAACCGTGGCGTTTTAGCCTGCGCGCGCTTTTTGGACTATTGATCGTGTTTGTCGCTTGCTTCCCGGCGTCGGCGCAAGTTGCAGCGCCGAGCAGCGTAGATATATATCCGAACGGGGCTACGATGTCGTTCGTGCTCCCCTCTGGTGAGGCGGAGATCATCGTTCCTCCCGCCGTGGACGGAGAGAGCGTCGATTTCCTTCCGGGTCCCGGCGTGAGGATAGTTTCCGTCGTCAAAGAGAAGGTGTATTTAGGAGACTGGATCCCCGACGGCCTTTTGCCCTTGAAGAGGGAGCTTGACGAGTGCCGGGCGGAGATTGACGCAATGGAATCGACGATCGCAGCTTTGAAACAATCTATTTTGCACCTCGAAAACGTTTCGTTGCAGGCGGAGTCGGACGACCTCGCACGGTTGCTTTCGACGCTGGAAGAGCGCCGGAAGGCACTTGAGCTCGAGATGCGCCGCAAGGCGCACGAACTCGAGGCCAAAGTGGCGCATCTGAATTTCCTGCAGGAAGAGTGGAATTCGCGAGCTCCGGCCGATAAAAGCGGCATCCGAATCGTAGTCGTATCAGAGGGTGAAGGGAATGTGACCGTCAGGGCGCAGGTGAGGGGCGCTTCGTGGACGCCCGCCTACAAGGTAGCTGGCGATCTTAACTCTGGCAGGCTTACCATCTCGTTGCAGGCGGAGGTCGCTCAAAAGTGCGGCGTACCTTGGGGCGGCGAACTTGCTCTTCATACTGTAAAACCAGCGGAAAGCGTGGTTATCCCCGAACTTACGCCGCTTGTCGTCGATTTTAAGCCTCCGGTGAAGATTTTCAGGTCATTAGAGGCCGGCATGGCCAAAGATAGTGCGCAATTCGCAAAAGAGGTCTTGGAGACGAAGGTCGATATCGTATACCTTGTCCACGGTAACGTGAATGGCGATGGAACGCCGTCTTATCTTCCCCTGGACGAGATGACTTTGAAGGCCAAGATGAAGGTCGTATGCGTTCCGGATTTCGATACCGCGGCTTGGATGATAGCCGAAACGGAACCCCTGGACCGTCCCCTCATTCCTGGCGAGGCTCAAAACTACATCGATGGTACGCCATCAGGGAAGATCAAATTGGCGGCGGTAAACCGCGGAGAGCCGGTTACGATACCGCTCGGCCGTGTTCCACTTGTGAGCGCGACAAAAGAACGCCTTATTCCCAAAGGGGACGAGAAATGGTGGGGAAAGGGTTGGCTCGAAGAAGGCTACGAGATCCGCGTAAATAATGGCTTGTCCAGCGAGGTTGAAATTACTTTGACCGACAGGGTTCCCGTCAGCGCGCACGACGACATAAAGGTCGAGATAAAGGAAATCAGCCCCAAGCCCGCAGAGCAGACGGACAGGGGCATCATCACGTGGAAGTTGCGCCTCGCTTCCGGCCAGGCTCAAGCTATAAAGCTGCGCTACAGGATAACCTACCCTGCCGATAAGGAGATCTCCGTCTCGGAATACCGTTGA
- the rsmG gene encoding 16S rRNA (guanine(527)-N(7))-methyltransferase RsmG — protein sequence MREILEAIKPHETKLKEYAELLLDYNRYVRLVGPSDAETLWEEHILDCAAALPLLPPSGRVVDVGSGGGLPGIVWAICRPDLTASLVEATRRKCEAMERIIKGLKLENVRVVWARAEEEASLRRELYDVAAARAVAEVGVLVEYLSPLVKVGGTLLAFKGRGVRSELDPLTGRWSELGLDEPKLERYEIRGKERYIVLWEKVDLCPDKYPRRPGMAEKRPWWR from the coding sequence ATGCGCGAGATCCTTGAAGCCATAAAACCGCACGAGACAAAGCTCAAAGAGTACGCGGAGCTTCTGCTCGATTATAATCGGTATGTGCGCTTGGTTGGGCCGTCTGACGCCGAAACGTTATGGGAGGAGCACATCCTCGATTGCGCTGCGGCGCTGCCGTTACTTCCGCCTTCGGGGCGCGTCGTGGATGTGGGAAGCGGCGGCGGCTTGCCCGGTATAGTGTGGGCGATATGCAGGCCGGACCTTACGGCGAGCCTGGTCGAGGCCACGAGGCGAAAATGCGAAGCCATGGAGCGGATAATAAAGGGACTGAAGCTGGAGAATGTGCGCGTCGTATGGGCAAGAGCCGAGGAAGAGGCGTCACTGCGGCGCGAACTCTATGACGTTGCAGCTGCCCGCGCCGTGGCAGAAGTCGGAGTCTTGGTCGAATATCTTTCGCCCCTGGTCAAAGTGGGCGGCACCCTGTTGGCGTTCAAAGGGCGCGGGGTGCGCTCCGAGTTGGATCCGTTGACTGGGCGGTGGTCTGAGTTGGGATTGGACGAGCCAAAATTGGAGCGTTATGAGATAAGGGGGAAAGAGCGTTATATAGTGCTGTGGGAGAAGGTCGATCTATGCCCCGATAAGTACCCAAGAAGGCCGGGGATGGCCGAAAAACGGCCCTGGTGGAGGTGA
- a CDS encoding ParA family protein, with protein sequence MAVANQKGGVGKTTCCVNLAAELGKRGHLVLVVDMDPQAHSTSGLGVDKSALKYTTYDVLINDVSIEEIIISTSWQGVSVIPATIDLAGAEVELAGTLSRETRLLRFLSKVDDFDLILIDCPPSLGLLTINSLVAANSVLIPIQCEYYALEGVSQLLKTIDLIKKHLSDGLTVGGILLTMYDSRTRLSQEVAQEVRRQFGDLVFEAIIPRNVRLSEAPSYGQPIAYYDPSSTGALAFQALAEEVERRWLAVKH encoded by the coding sequence GTGGCTGTGGCAAATCAAAAGGGAGGGGTGGGCAAAACCACCTGCTGCGTCAACCTCGCTGCCGAACTCGGGAAGAGAGGCCATCTCGTCCTGGTGGTCGACATGGATCCACAGGCTCACAGCACCAGCGGCCTCGGGGTAGACAAAAGCGCCTTGAAATATACCACCTACGATGTTTTGATCAATGATGTTTCTATTGAAGAAATAATTATTTCTACATCATGGCAAGGTGTCTCTGTCATCCCAGCAACGATTGACCTGGCAGGGGCAGAGGTCGAACTCGCGGGGACCTTGAGCCGCGAGACTCGCCTACTCCGCTTCTTATCCAAGGTCGACGACTTCGACCTGATCTTGATAGATTGCCCGCCTTCTTTAGGGCTCCTCACGATCAACAGCTTGGTGGCCGCAAACTCCGTCCTCATCCCCATACAATGCGAATACTATGCCCTTGAGGGTGTGTCGCAGCTCCTCAAAACGATAGACCTGATAAAAAAGCATTTGAGCGATGGGCTGACTGTAGGGGGCATCCTGCTTACAATGTACGACAGCAGGACGCGCCTCTCGCAGGAGGTTGCCCAGGAGGTGCGCCGCCAGTTCGGCGACCTCGTTTTCGAGGCCATAATACCGCGCAACGTGCGGTTATCTGAAGCGCCGAGCTACGGCCAGCCGATCGCATATTATGACCCCTCAAGCACAGGAGCGCTGGCATTTCAGGCCTTGGCGGAGGAGGTTGAGAGACGATGGCTCGCGGTAAAGCATTAG
- a CDS encoding ParB/RepB/Spo0J family partition protein, producing the protein MARGKALGRGLEALIPSAERPVDTLQKELPVESLKPNPLQPRQRMDALELQSLADSIREHGIVQPIIVRAAKDGYEIVAGERRWRAAKMAGLSSVPVQVIDVNDSAALEIALVENLQREDLSPLEVARALKDLIERFHLTHEEAASRLGWSRSAVTNKLRLLDLPERVRSLLLEEKISEGHARLLLSLESADEQVLLAEACAERGLSVRDLEQVIKRRKAPKKTVPQFSIPEAKNLCDRYGIRLKLIGRGKRKRLVIEGFDEEQVRLLVELMESAAPQLFPRK; encoded by the coding sequence ATGGCTCGCGGTAAAGCATTAGGTCGAGGCCTCGAAGCGCTTATACCGAGCGCAGAACGACCGGTAGATACTCTACAGAAGGAACTCCCCGTGGAGTCCTTGAAGCCCAATCCTCTCCAGCCGCGTCAGAGGATGGACGCTCTTGAACTGCAATCACTCGCCGATTCCATAAGAGAACACGGAATTGTCCAGCCCATTATCGTTAGGGCCGCGAAGGATGGATACGAGATCGTAGCCGGAGAGCGCCGCTGGCGCGCTGCAAAAATGGCCGGCTTATCTTCCGTGCCCGTGCAAGTGATAGATGTAAACGACAGCGCAGCACTCGAGATTGCCCTGGTAGAGAACCTCCAGCGCGAGGACTTATCCCCTCTGGAGGTGGCGCGTGCGTTGAAAGATCTGATCGAGCGCTTTCACCTCACTCATGAAGAGGCGGCCTCTCGCTTGGGATGGAGCCGCTCTGCCGTTACGAATAAACTTCGCCTCCTTGACCTGCCGGAGCGCGTCCGCAGCCTCTTGCTCGAGGAAAAGATCTCAGAGGGGCATGCGAGGTTGCTCCTCTCTTTAGAGAGCGCAGACGAACAGGTGCTGCTCGCCGAAGCGTGCGCGGAGCGAGGATTAAGTGTCAGGGATTTGGAGCAGGTTATCAAGCGCCGTAAGGCGCCAAAGAAAACTGTCCCACAGTTTTCCATACCGGAGGCCAAAAATCTGTGCGATCGTTACGGCATAAGGCTCAAGTTGATCGGACGAGGGAAGCGAAAGCGCCTGGTGATAGAGGGGTTTGACGAAGAGCAGGTTCGCCTTCTTGTGGAATTGATGGAGTCGGCGGCGCCGCAATTATTTCCGCGGAAATAA
- a CDS encoding DEAD/DEAH box helicase, with protein sequence MNETNTAFFEGIGTSLAQRLEERGFTSFTPVQEEVLKLEDKRRDMIVRAKTGSGKTLAFLLPLYDEGRLEKGSPRILILSPTRELAQQTAQEAKWLARGLDIAVATLVGGMDMSAQISDLRQGASVIVGTPGRTLDHLRKGTLDMESIHTVVLDEGDQMLDMGFRDELEAILDAATSRERTWLFSATMPLEMRKLLKKYLEEPCFLSLVEEGQQHSEIRHKVYQVPHRRKIEGLINVLLWENPKKGLIFCHTKAETVNVSRRLSEEGFAAACLNGDMTQRERNTVLSAFRKGHIALLVATNVAARGLDVPEIDKVFQLGLPEDVETFTHRSGRTGRAGERGENAIVLSPQEALTFKGMLRQTSIEVEWLDAPDSEDIRHRQREIEEHILLDGSEDDTREDLMEWARRLLEMEEPEVLVSRLLEKIDSHRPAGYALKEELRREQAYRSSRSERAPKTDDAEARGGSRGPATSVLMALKPSREWNVGRVLSSICNALNVSGKDVSRIKIRGDSVQIELSPEALRRYKNNSVALEKWGFVKMEAPAERSPKPYLKSEKRGKRRIVKDRKDRQRAY encoded by the coding sequence ATGAACGAAACTAACACCGCCTTCTTTGAGGGCATCGGAACGAGCCTCGCACAGAGGCTCGAGGAAAGGGGATTTACGAGCTTTACGCCCGTTCAGGAGGAAGTCCTCAAGTTGGAAGACAAAAGACGTGACATGATCGTACGGGCGAAGACCGGCTCGGGAAAGACCCTCGCCTTTTTGCTCCCTTTATATGACGAAGGGAGGCTCGAGAAGGGATCTCCGCGCATTTTAATCCTTTCACCTACGCGGGAATTGGCTCAGCAGACGGCGCAGGAGGCCAAATGGCTCGCTCGAGGGTTAGATATCGCCGTAGCGACACTTGTGGGCGGCATGGACATGTCCGCCCAGATTAGCGATCTCAGACAGGGCGCCTCGGTAATCGTAGGGACTCCAGGCCGCACATTGGACCACCTCAGAAAAGGCACTCTCGATATGGAGAGCATCCACACGGTCGTCCTTGACGAGGGCGATCAAATGCTCGACATGGGCTTTCGCGATGAGCTCGAAGCCATCCTCGATGCCGCAACCTCAAGGGAGCGAACCTGGCTCTTTTCCGCAACTATGCCTCTGGAGATGCGCAAACTCCTCAAGAAATATCTCGAAGAACCGTGCTTCCTCTCCCTCGTGGAAGAAGGGCAGCAACACTCAGAGATTCGTCACAAAGTCTATCAGGTTCCACATCGGAGAAAGATCGAGGGGCTGATCAACGTCCTCCTTTGGGAAAACCCCAAAAAGGGGCTGATCTTCTGCCACACTAAGGCCGAAACGGTCAACGTCTCTCGCCGTCTGTCGGAAGAAGGCTTCGCAGCCGCGTGCCTTAACGGTGATATGACTCAGAGGGAGCGCAACACAGTGCTGTCGGCGTTCCGCAAAGGACACATCGCGCTCCTCGTCGCCACCAATGTCGCCGCCAGAGGCCTGGACGTGCCCGAAATCGACAAGGTCTTCCAGCTCGGCCTGCCCGAGGACGTTGAGACCTTCACCCATCGAAGCGGGCGTACGGGGAGAGCCGGAGAGCGGGGCGAAAACGCGATCGTCCTCTCTCCGCAGGAAGCGCTGACGTTTAAAGGTATGTTGCGACAGACGTCAATCGAGGTCGAGTGGCTCGATGCTCCGGACAGCGAAGACATCAGACATAGACAGAGGGAAATAGAAGAGCATATTCTTCTCGATGGATCTGAAGACGATACCAGAGAGGACCTTATGGAGTGGGCGCGAAGGCTGCTCGAAATGGAAGAACCCGAAGTCCTCGTTTCGAGGCTTCTCGAGAAAATAGACAGTCACAGACCTGCGGGCTATGCCCTCAAAGAAGAGTTGCGGCGGGAGCAGGCCTACAGATCGTCGCGGAGTGAAAGGGCCCCAAAAACCGACGATGCTGAGGCGCGAGGAGGATCGCGAGGGCCGGCCACGTCAGTGCTCATGGCTCTCAAGCCCTCCAGGGAGTGGAATGTGGGTAGAGTCTTGAGCAGCATCTGCAATGCCCTCAACGTTAGCGGTAAAGACGTGTCGCGAATCAAAATCCGAGGAGATTCCGTGCAAATTGAGCTCTCGCCAGAAGCGTTAAGGAGATACAAAAACAACTCCGTGGCTCTCGAAAAATGGGGATTCGTAAAAATGGAGGCTCCCGCGGAAAGAAGCCCAAAACCCTACTTAAAGAGCGAAAAGCGAGGAAAGCGCCGGATCGTCAAAGACCGCAAGGATCGCCAGAGGGCCTATTAG
- a CDS encoding CoA-binding protein, which produces MKIGEIIEEFVCKPSKIAVVGASQNRNRPVYGVMTYLKRAGFNVYPVNPSLEGKTLLDLPCYGRLSDVPEKVDIVALFLSSKRQDVVLEDLRRLPYRPIVWMQPGAENDEAKERLERDGYDVVKGACLMATHQVYCALDKSAREEIIGQLP; this is translated from the coding sequence TTGAAAATAGGCGAAATCATCGAAGAGTTCGTCTGCAAGCCTTCGAAGATTGCCGTCGTCGGGGCCTCACAAAACCGCAACCGCCCTGTATACGGCGTCATGACATACTTAAAGAGGGCAGGTTTCAACGTATATCCGGTCAACCCTTCTCTGGAAGGCAAGACCCTCCTTGACCTGCCCTGTTACGGCAGGCTGTCAGATGTGCCGGAAAAGGTCGACATCGTAGCGCTGTTTCTGTCTTCGAAGCGTCAGGACGTCGTGTTAGAAGATTTACGAAGGCTTCCCTACAGGCCCATAGTCTGGATGCAGCCCGGAGCTGAAAACGACGAAGCGAAGGAACGTCTCGAGCGAGATGGTTACGACGTGGTCAAGGGTGCTTGTCTGATGGCTACCCACCAGGTTTATTGCGCCCTTGACAAATCGGCTCGAGAGGAGATAATTGGTCAGTTGCCATGA
- a CDS encoding amidohydrolase codes for MKGIKGKFLALTIGAALLLSTATATMAAQVSADSLKSDIASFLDEHAGEFASVADAIWSYAELGFQEFKSSEALIKLFEKYGFSIEKNVSGMPTAFIATWGSGSPVIGFTGEYDALPGLSQKTVPQKEPVVAGAPGHGCGHNILGTTGAAGAIALKAAMEKSGATGTVKFFGCPAEESGSAKIYMVRDGLFDGVDVVLDNHPGNKYDVAYGIHNSAIIGVKVRFFGKTAHAGSAPWDGVSALDAAQIMGTAIEYAREHLNIGYRIHYVILQGGDWPNIVPDKVEVAAFIRNNDEMLMKTYEKFENCVKAGAIASGCTYEIETMLGMHQKHINETLARTMYDNAKLFGLPKWSDEEQVYAKEIQKNMGVSQDGMPNDIELVPQPPVFTGGGSTDIAEISMVCPLATLGAPGWPKGVPGHSWGVVASVGTGIGHKALVTGAKVLAATGADILTDPAKLEKIKAEFGEESKKYPYKPYIPDDMKPPLGLFEEDMPKWRPLMEPYYKEPKI; via the coding sequence ATGAAGGGCATCAAGGGAAAGTTTTTAGCTTTAACGATCGGTGCAGCGCTACTTTTGAGCACTGCCACAGCGACAATGGCCGCCCAGGTCTCGGCCGATTCGCTCAAAAGTGACATAGCCTCGTTCCTGGACGAACACGCAGGAGAATTTGCATCGGTGGCCGACGCCATATGGAGTTATGCCGAATTAGGATTTCAAGAATTCAAGTCTTCAGAAGCACTCATCAAACTCTTCGAGAAGTACGGCTTTTCCATCGAGAAGAACGTATCCGGCATGCCCACGGCATTCATCGCTACTTGGGGCTCGGGAAGCCCGGTCATAGGTTTCACCGGCGAGTATGACGCGCTGCCCGGCCTTTCGCAAAAGACCGTTCCCCAAAAAGAACCCGTCGTTGCCGGTGCGCCCGGACACGGCTGTGGCCATAATATCTTGGGCACCACGGGCGCCGCTGGAGCGATAGCTCTGAAGGCCGCCATGGAAAAAAGCGGTGCAACCGGCACAGTGAAGTTTTTCGGCTGCCCGGCCGAGGAATCTGGCTCTGCCAAGATATACATGGTGCGAGACGGACTCTTTGACGGCGTAGACGTCGTATTGGACAACCACCCCGGCAACAAGTACGATGTGGCGTACGGAATCCACAACAGCGCTATCATAGGTGTCAAGGTCAGGTTCTTCGGCAAGACGGCCCACGCCGGTTCGGCCCCGTGGGACGGCGTGAGCGCCCTCGACGCCGCCCAAATCATGGGGACGGCTATCGAATACGCCCGTGAGCACTTGAATATAGGCTATAGGATTCACTACGTGATACTACAAGGTGGAGACTGGCCCAATATAGTTCCAGATAAGGTAGAAGTGGCAGCTTTCATCAGGAATAATGACGAAATGTTGATGAAAACATATGAAAAGTTCGAAAATTGCGTTAAAGCCGGCGCCATCGCCTCAGGATGCACATACGAGATAGAGACAATGTTAGGTATGCACCAGAAGCATATCAACGAAACTCTTGCCAGAACTATGTACGATAACGCGAAGCTCTTCGGCCTTCCGAAATGGAGCGATGAAGAACAGGTCTATGCCAAAGAGATTCAAAAGAATATGGGCGTTTCTCAAGACGGCATGCCCAACGACATAGAGCTGGTCCCACAACCACCCGTTTTCACGGGTGGAGGGTCCACCGACATAGCGGAAATCAGCATGGTTTGCCCTCTGGCTACGCTCGGTGCACCGGGCTGGCCCAAGGGCGTGCCGGGGCATTCCTGGGGCGTCGTGGCATCGGTAGGCACGGGCATAGGCCACAAAGCGCTCGTTACGGGCGCCAAGGTTTTGGCGGCCACAGGGGCGGACATCCTGACAGATCCTGCAAAACTTGAAAAGATCAAAGCCGAGTTCGGCGAGGAGAGTAAAAAATATCCGTATAAACCATACATTCCCGACGACATGAAGCCGCCTCTCGGTCTCTTTGAGGAAGATATGCCCAAGTGGCGCCCGTTGATGGAGCCATATTACAAAGAGCCCAAAATTTAA